A single region of the Penaeus monodon isolate SGIC_2016 chromosome 18, NSTDA_Pmon_1, whole genome shotgun sequence genome encodes:
- the LOC119584535 gene encoding NCK-interacting protein with SH3 domain-like isoform X1, producing MQTLWGEADDETQLISMQVYVIRCRCSHQPSRFSTRRTGRPNARPVERQTSYGNTSRNSSRRSVFSGYKNKMLRSLYAYKGTHARTLGFQVGDKFMEIGPSRDPNWLHVINERGSVGYVPKNYISADESYVRGQPCQQEDPAQESEAPPIDILEFIDGCIEAIHLNASERGGNYTRGEHDALHKLVELRQDWYTKCPPSSHPTKRPAPPPPQRTTSQLSVDSVGSLPSPCLPGTPRSPSISASGSSISLGPPPKEATPTESSAETTTSFMARGESLVRDESSGSSEGHDTSIGYESEMRSDVDSVVQTSIKSLVSQVPKEYLRTLVEEVRSSTSISYTTSHQVVEVVLNSLATALPVLQPLCLHILSSKGDQVDGGADKWQQSSDGRRLVELLEKLRECKDDEQQRSWALHEDEHTITTHLSDLLDLLNTGDLMVCRSVLSLDDFRPLLTLVQYYQMETRWPLRKLLLQVFGAVCQMSAANISYLSASVFPVELTRELLDSTYNQERLRYTSLVLGMVLCMGDTLPYPHFCVMNENFMNVLLDGIEQYHEDPDTEQLAELYLAIVLAFNLQYTTLPPSAANPPKSCEAPEEGEGEVKSQSNGDLEENKDSSKTAMGADSENIIIKLLSKRENTKYFTEKLLLLFNREEDPLAMFDHEPRPPHSVLKMMRDMYSTRATASIFYTNDECVVCDIIIRQLSDLPADDKRRNEYLHLMEGVIVAGRWTEHQHRRKELCSSCANILAEEEPAAVDDQKIINSLMESQPYFFHV from the exons ATGCAAACACTCTGGGGGGAAGCGGACGACGAGACGCAGCTGATTAGCATGCAGGTGTACGTCATCCGGTGCCGATGCAGTCATCAGCCTTCGCGGTTCTCGACGCGGCGGACAGGCCGGCCGAACGCTCGTCCAGTCGAACGGCAGACGTCCTATGGCAACACCTCCCGAAACTCGTCTAGAAGATCGGTTTTCTCTGG TTACAAAAACAAGATGCTGCGTTCATTGTATGCTTACAAGGGAACTCATGCCCGTACACTTGGATTCCAAGTGGGTGACAAGTTCATGGAGATTGGGCCTTCGAGAGATCCCAACTGGCTGCACGTGATCAACGAACGAGGTTCTGTGGGATATGTACCCAAGAATTACATATCTGCAGATGAG AGTTATGTACGAGGGCAACCTTGCCAGCAAGAAGACCCTGCACAGGAATCAGAG GCTCCTCCCATTGATATACTTGAGTTCATTGACGGTTGCATTGAAGCCATACATTTGAATGCAAGTGAACGAGGAGGCAACTACACTCGTGGCGAGCACGATGCCCTCCATAAGCTTGTAGAATTGAGGCAGGATTGGTACACCAAGTGTCCTCCGTCCTCGCATCCCACTAAGCGTCCTGCTCCTCCACCGCCACAA CGCACAACGTCTCAGCTCAGTGTGGATAGCGTTGGCAGCCTACCCTCCCCGTGTCTCCCCGGAACTCCACGCAGCCCTTCAATATCAGCAAGTGGGTCGTCAATTAGCTTAGGGCCCCCACCCAAGGAAGCAACACCAACAGAATCTTCTGCTGAAACCACGACCAGCTTCATGGCTCGAGGAGAATCTCTCG TTCGAGATGAGAGCAGCGGAAGCAGCGAAGGTCATGATACGAGTATAGGTTATGAATCTGAAATGAGAAGTGATGTAGATTCAGTGGTCCAGACAAGTATCAA GTCACTTGTGTCTCAAGTGCCAAAGGAATATCTTCGCACATTAGTGGAAGAGGTGCGCAGCAGCACTAGTATAAGCTACACTACTAGTCATCAG GTAGTCGAAGTGGTGCTGAATTCGTTAGCTACAGCCTTACCTGTTCTCCAACCACTGTGCTTACACATCCTGTCAAGCAAAGGAG ATCAAGTGGATGGAGGAGCTGACAAATGGCAACAGAGTTCAGATGGCCGACGTCTAGTGGAACTCCTGGAAAAACTGCGAGAATGCAAGGATGACGAGCAACAGCGTTCTTGGGCATTGCATGAAGATGAGCACACCATCACTACTCATCTGTCTGATCTCCTGGATTTGTTG aacactggagacCTGATGGTGTGTCGAAGTGTTTTGTCCCTGGATGATTTTAGACCTTTGTTGACCCTGGTGCAGTACTACCAGATGGAAACAAGGTGGCCTCTTCGGAAACTTCTGCTGCAG GTCTTTGGTGCTGTATGTCAGATGTCGGCAGCAAATATTTCTTATCTCTCTGCTTCGGTGTTCCCAGTTGAACTTACAAG AGAACTGCTTGACAGCACATACAACCAGGAGCGGCTGAGGTATACTTCCTTGGTGCTCGGGATGGTGCTGTGTATGGGGGATACTCTACCATATCCTCATTTCT GTGTGATGAATGAAAACTTCATGAATGTACTACTTGATGGAATAGAGCAGTACCACGAGGACCCTGACACAGAACAGCTGGCAGAGTTGTACCTAGCCATAGTCCTAGCCTTCAATCTCCAATATACGACGCTCCCGCCATCAGCAGCTAACCCTCCAAAATCTTGCGAGGCCccagaagagggggaaggtgaagtTAAGAGTCAGTCCAATGGAGACCTTGAGGAAAATAAGGATTCCTCGAAAACTGCGATGGGAGCTGACTCCGAGAATATAATCATCAAGTTGTTATCGAAGAGGGAAAATACAAAGTACTTCACAGAGAAGCTTCTGCTCTTGTTCAATAGGGAAG AGGATCCATTAGCCATGTTCGACCACGAGCCTCGGCCGCCTCACTCAGTACTCAAGATGATGAGGGATATGTATTCCACAAGGGCTACTGCTTCAATCTTCTACACAAATGATGAATGCGTAGTGTGTGATATTATCATAAGACAGTTGTCGGACCTTCCTGCAGATGACAAG cgTCGGAATGAATACTTACACCTTATGGAGGGAGTCATAGTAGCTGGGAGATGGACAGAACACCAACATAGACGCAAAGAATTGTGCTCCAGCTGTGCCAATATACTTGCCGAGGAGGAACCAGCGGCAGTAGATGATCAGAAGATCATCAATTCCCTCATGGAAAGTCAGCCGtacttttttcatgtttga
- the LOC119584535 gene encoding NCK-interacting protein with SH3 domain-like isoform X2: MLRSLYAYKGTHARTLGFQVGDKFMEIGPSRDPNWLHVINERGSVGYVPKNYISADESYVRGQPCQQEDPAQESEAPPIDILEFIDGCIEAIHLNASERGGNYTRGEHDALHKLVELRQDWYTKCPPSSHPTKRPAPPPPQRTTSQLSVDSVGSLPSPCLPGTPRSPSISASGSSISLGPPPKEATPTESSAETTTSFMARGESLVRDESSGSSEGHDTSIGYESEMRSDVDSVVQTSIKSLVSQVPKEYLRTLVEEVRSSTSISYTTSHQVVEVVLNSLATALPVLQPLCLHILSSKGDQVDGGADKWQQSSDGRRLVELLEKLRECKDDEQQRSWALHEDEHTITTHLSDLLDLLNTGDLMVCRSVLSLDDFRPLLTLVQYYQMETRWPLRKLLLQVFGAVCQMSAANISYLSASVFPVELTRELLDSTYNQERLRYTSLVLGMVLCMGDTLPYPHFCVMNENFMNVLLDGIEQYHEDPDTEQLAELYLAIVLAFNLQYTTLPPSAANPPKSCEAPEEGEGEVKSQSNGDLEENKDSSKTAMGADSENIIIKLLSKRENTKYFTEKLLLLFNREEDPLAMFDHEPRPPHSVLKMMRDMYSTRATASIFYTNDECVVCDIIIRQLSDLPADDKRRNEYLHLMEGVIVAGRWTEHQHRRKELCSSCANILAEEEPAAVDDQKIINSLMESQPYFFHV; encoded by the exons ATGCTGCGTTCATTGTATGCTTACAAGGGAACTCATGCCCGTACACTTGGATTCCAAGTGGGTGACAAGTTCATGGAGATTGGGCCTTCGAGAGATCCCAACTGGCTGCACGTGATCAACGAACGAGGTTCTGTGGGATATGTACCCAAGAATTACATATCTGCAGATGAG AGTTATGTACGAGGGCAACCTTGCCAGCAAGAAGACCCTGCACAGGAATCAGAG GCTCCTCCCATTGATATACTTGAGTTCATTGACGGTTGCATTGAAGCCATACATTTGAATGCAAGTGAACGAGGAGGCAACTACACTCGTGGCGAGCACGATGCCCTCCATAAGCTTGTAGAATTGAGGCAGGATTGGTACACCAAGTGTCCTCCGTCCTCGCATCCCACTAAGCGTCCTGCTCCTCCACCGCCACAA CGCACAACGTCTCAGCTCAGTGTGGATAGCGTTGGCAGCCTACCCTCCCCGTGTCTCCCCGGAACTCCACGCAGCCCTTCAATATCAGCAAGTGGGTCGTCAATTAGCTTAGGGCCCCCACCCAAGGAAGCAACACCAACAGAATCTTCTGCTGAAACCACGACCAGCTTCATGGCTCGAGGAGAATCTCTCG TTCGAGATGAGAGCAGCGGAAGCAGCGAAGGTCATGATACGAGTATAGGTTATGAATCTGAAATGAGAAGTGATGTAGATTCAGTGGTCCAGACAAGTATCAA GTCACTTGTGTCTCAAGTGCCAAAGGAATATCTTCGCACATTAGTGGAAGAGGTGCGCAGCAGCACTAGTATAAGCTACACTACTAGTCATCAG GTAGTCGAAGTGGTGCTGAATTCGTTAGCTACAGCCTTACCTGTTCTCCAACCACTGTGCTTACACATCCTGTCAAGCAAAGGAG ATCAAGTGGATGGAGGAGCTGACAAATGGCAACAGAGTTCAGATGGCCGACGTCTAGTGGAACTCCTGGAAAAACTGCGAGAATGCAAGGATGACGAGCAACAGCGTTCTTGGGCATTGCATGAAGATGAGCACACCATCACTACTCATCTGTCTGATCTCCTGGATTTGTTG aacactggagacCTGATGGTGTGTCGAAGTGTTTTGTCCCTGGATGATTTTAGACCTTTGTTGACCCTGGTGCAGTACTACCAGATGGAAACAAGGTGGCCTCTTCGGAAACTTCTGCTGCAG GTCTTTGGTGCTGTATGTCAGATGTCGGCAGCAAATATTTCTTATCTCTCTGCTTCGGTGTTCCCAGTTGAACTTACAAG AGAACTGCTTGACAGCACATACAACCAGGAGCGGCTGAGGTATACTTCCTTGGTGCTCGGGATGGTGCTGTGTATGGGGGATACTCTACCATATCCTCATTTCT GTGTGATGAATGAAAACTTCATGAATGTACTACTTGATGGAATAGAGCAGTACCACGAGGACCCTGACACAGAACAGCTGGCAGAGTTGTACCTAGCCATAGTCCTAGCCTTCAATCTCCAATATACGACGCTCCCGCCATCAGCAGCTAACCCTCCAAAATCTTGCGAGGCCccagaagagggggaaggtgaagtTAAGAGTCAGTCCAATGGAGACCTTGAGGAAAATAAGGATTCCTCGAAAACTGCGATGGGAGCTGACTCCGAGAATATAATCATCAAGTTGTTATCGAAGAGGGAAAATACAAAGTACTTCACAGAGAAGCTTCTGCTCTTGTTCAATAGGGAAG AGGATCCATTAGCCATGTTCGACCACGAGCCTCGGCCGCCTCACTCAGTACTCAAGATGATGAGGGATATGTATTCCACAAGGGCTACTGCTTCAATCTTCTACACAAATGATGAATGCGTAGTGTGTGATATTATCATAAGACAGTTGTCGGACCTTCCTGCAGATGACAAG cgTCGGAATGAATACTTACACCTTATGGAGGGAGTCATAGTAGCTGGGAGATGGACAGAACACCAACATAGACGCAAAGAATTGTGCTCCAGCTGTGCCAATATACTTGCCGAGGAGGAACCAGCGGCAGTAGATGATCAGAAGATCATCAATTCCCTCATGGAAAGTCAGCCGtacttttttcatgtttga